One segment of uncultured Jannaschia sp. DNA contains the following:
- a CDS encoding MFS transporter encodes MSDPSATAPRPTLVTPVLVSGCIVLMIGFAIRSSFGVFQIPIAVEFGWLRAEFSLAIAIQNLAWGIGQPIFGALADRFGDRKAIVAGVICYAAGLVLSSFAVTPGAHQLLEILVGFGIAGMGFGVILAVVGRAASDENRSMALGIATAAGSLGQVCGPPIAEWLLGSFSWQEVFLIFAGIIGLALFALPTMRAPVVPKAALEESMGAILTKAVRDPSYALIFVGFFSCGYQLGFITAHFPAFVTEMCGPIDPGSTLHTMGITSTSALGAVAISLIGLANIAGTLYAGWLGQRFSRKKLLAGIYLGRTVVAALFILTPITPLSVVLFSVAMGSLWLATVPLTSGLVAHIYGLRYMGTLYGLVFFSHQLGSFLGVWLGGALYDSTGSYVAVWWVGVGVGLLSAIVHLPVNETPLTRRKVAAA; translated from the coding sequence ATGTCCGATCCTTCCGCCACCGCGCCGCGCCCGACCCTCGTCACCCCTGTCCTCGTCTCGGGGTGCATCGTCCTGATGATCGGCTTCGCGATCCGGTCCAGCTTCGGCGTGTTCCAGATCCCCATCGCGGTCGAGTTCGGCTGGCTCCGCGCCGAGTTCAGCCTCGCCATCGCGATCCAGAACCTCGCCTGGGGGATCGGCCAGCCGATCTTCGGCGCGCTGGCCGATCGTTTCGGGGACCGGAAGGCGATCGTCGCGGGCGTGATCTGCTACGCGGCAGGGCTCGTGCTGTCGTCATTCGCGGTGACGCCGGGCGCGCATCAACTGCTGGAGATCCTCGTCGGTTTCGGCATTGCGGGCATGGGCTTCGGCGTCATACTCGCGGTGGTGGGTCGGGCCGCCTCGGACGAGAACCGCTCGATGGCGCTGGGGATCGCGACCGCCGCCGGATCGCTGGGACAGGTCTGCGGCCCGCCGATCGCCGAATGGCTGCTGGGGAGCTTTTCCTGGCAGGAGGTCTTCCTGATCTTCGCGGGCATCATCGGGCTTGCGCTCTTTGCGCTACCTACGATGCGGGCGCCGGTCGTCCCGAAGGCCGCGCTCGAGGAATCGATGGGCGCGATCCTCACCAAGGCGGTCCGCGATCCGTCCTACGCGCTGATCTTCGTGGGCTTCTTCTCCTGCGGCTACCAGCTCGGCTTCATCACGGCGCATTTCCCGGCCTTCGTCACCGAGATGTGCGGCCCGATCGACCCCGGCTCGACGCTGCATACGATGGGCATCACCTCGACGAGCGCGCTGGGCGCGGTCGCGATCTCTCTCATCGGTCTCGCCAACATCGCGGGCACGCTCTACGCGGGGTGGCTGGGTCAGCGCTTCAGCCGCAAGAAGCTGCTGGCGGGGATCTATCTCGGGCGCACGGTCGTGGCCGCGCTCTTCATCCTCACGCCGATCACGCCGCTTTCGGTCGTGCTCTTCTCGGTCGCTATGGGGTCGCTCTGGCTTGCCACGGTGCCTCTGACATCGGGCCTCGTCGCGCATATCTACGGGCTGCGCTACATGGGCACGCTCTACGGTCTCGTCTTCTTTTCGCACCAGCTCGGCAGCTTTCTCGGCGTGTGGCTGGGCGGCGCGCTCTACGATTCCACGGGCAGCTACGTCGCGGTCTGGTGGGTCGGCGTGGGGGTCGGACTGCTCTCGGCGATCGTCCATCTGCCGGTGAACGAAACGCCGCTCACGCGCCGCAAGGTTGCCGCAGCGTAA
- a CDS encoding BMP family protein yields the protein MLGGAALLPRMVRADGHAPLKVAGIYTVPVEQQWVSRIHQAAETAQARGDIEYSFTENVANTDYPRVMREYAESGVDMIVGEVFGAEAEAREVAAEYPDTAFLMGSSFKEDAGLPNFAVFDNYIQDAAYLSGIIAGSMTESGNIGMVGGFPIPEVNRLMHAFMAGVREMSPEATFQVSFIGSWFDPPKAKETAFAMIENGADVMYAERFGVSDAAAERDVLAIGNVIDTQADYPDTVVASAIWHFEPTLDAAIAAVKAGEFTAADYGRFSFMDRGGSSLAPLGTFEGRVPQEALDLVAEREAAIRAGEFSVEINDDEPKSS from the coding sequence ATGCTAGGCGGTGCGGCGCTGCTGCCCCGCATGGTCCGCGCCGACGGCCACGCGCCGCTCAAGGTCGCGGGGATCTACACCGTGCCGGTCGAGCAGCAATGGGTCAGCCGCATCCACCAAGCCGCCGAAACGGCTCAGGCGCGGGGCGACATCGAGTACAGCTTCACCGAGAACGTCGCCAATACCGACTATCCCCGCGTGATGCGCGAATATGCGGAATCCGGGGTCGACATGATCGTGGGCGAGGTGTTCGGCGCCGAGGCCGAGGCGCGCGAGGTCGCAGCCGAATATCCCGACACCGCTTTCCTGATGGGGTCGTCGTTCAAGGAAGATGCGGGCCTGCCGAACTTCGCAGTGTTCGACAACTACATTCAGGACGCGGCCTATCTTTCGGGTATCATCGCGGGGTCCATGACCGAGAGCGGCAATATCGGCATGGTCGGCGGCTTTCCGATCCCCGAGGTCAATCGCCTGATGCACGCCTTCATGGCCGGCGTCCGCGAGATGTCGCCCGAGGCCACGTTCCAGGTCAGCTTCATCGGCTCGTGGTTCGATCCGCCCAAGGCCAAGGAGACGGCCTTCGCGATGATCGAGAACGGCGCCGACGTGATGTATGCCGAGCGCTTCGGCGTGTCGGACGCGGCCGCCGAGCGGGACGTGCTGGCCATCGGCAACGTGATCGACACGCAGGCCGACTATCCCGACACCGTGGTCGCCAGCGCGATCTGGCATTTCGAGCCGACGCTGGACGCGGCCATCGCCGCGGTGAAGGCGGGCGAGTTCACTGCCGCCGATTACGGCCGGTTCAGCTTCATGGATCGCGGCGGATCGAGTCTTGCGCCGCTGGGCACGTTCGAAGGCCGTGTGCCGCAGGAGGCGCTGGACCTCGTGGCCGAGCGCGAGGCCGCGATCCGGGCAGGCGAATTCTCGGTCGAGATCAACGACGACGAGCCGAAGTCCTCCTGA
- a CDS encoding ABC transporter ATP-binding protein translates to MTGDGEAEVVLRLEGITKRFGPVTANDGVGFTLRRGEVVALLGENGAGKTTLMNILFGQYTPDAGTIEVMGHRLPEGSPGAALRAGVGMVHQHFTLAGNLTVLDNIVLGTRPLWSPGSGRRAARARIADLARDYGLAVDPDALVGPLTVGERQRVEILKALYRDARILILDEPTAVLTPQETEDLFATMRHAVADGLSVIFISHKLHEVAAISDRVVVLRHGRVVAEAATADTSREEMARLMVGAEIPAPTVRPQAPGDAVAELADVDTVGRGLAPGLRSTSMTVRRGQIVGIAGVSGNGQAALADLLGGLVAPAAGRFELKGDAPADWSPRAAVHAGVARIPEDRHRTGTVADMDLTENAMLELYARPPMSRGGWLNRGAAAAFARRIIDGYDVRCPGPDTRIRLLSGGNMQKLILGRVLETSPDLIVANQPVRGLDIGALTYVHEQLLAARDRGAGVLLISEDLDEIVALSDVIHVISRGRLSPAFDRGTMTPAELGGWMAGQGFDHAA, encoded by the coding sequence GTGACGGGGGACGGCGAGGCGGAGGTCGTCCTCCGCCTCGAGGGCATCACCAAGCGGTTCGGGCCGGTTACGGCCAATGACGGCGTCGGGTTCACCCTGCGACGCGGCGAGGTCGTGGCGCTCTTGGGCGAGAACGGCGCGGGCAAGACGACGCTGATGAACATCCTCTTCGGGCAGTACACGCCAGATGCGGGTACGATCGAGGTGATGGGCCATCGCCTGCCGGAAGGCAGTCCGGGTGCCGCGCTCCGGGCCGGTGTCGGCATGGTGCACCAGCATTTCACCCTCGCGGGGAATCTCACGGTGCTGGACAATATCGTGCTGGGCACGCGGCCGCTCTGGTCGCCGGGCTCGGGGCGGCGGGCGGCACGCGCACGAATCGCGGATCTGGCGCGGGATTACGGGCTGGCGGTCGATCCCGACGCGCTGGTCGGGCCGCTGACGGTCGGGGAACGTCAACGGGTCGAGATCCTCAAGGCGCTCTATCGCGACGCGCGCATCCTGATCCTCGACGAGCCGACGGCGGTGCTGACGCCGCAGGAGACCGAGGACCTCTTCGCGACGATGCGCCATGCGGTCGCGGACGGCCTGTCGGTCATCTTCATCAGCCACAAGCTCCACGAGGTGGCGGCGATCTCGGACCGGGTTGTGGTGCTGCGCCATGGCCGCGTCGTGGCTGAGGCCGCGACCGCCGACACCTCCCGCGAGGAGATGGCGCGCCTGATGGTTGGCGCCGAGATCCCCGCGCCGACCGTCCGTCCCCAAGCGCCGGGGGACGCGGTGGCCGAGCTGGCCGATGTCGACACCGTCGGGCGCGGGCTGGCCCCCGGCCTGCGGTCCACATCGATGACCGTCCGGCGTGGCCAGATCGTCGGCATCGCGGGCGTGTCGGGCAACGGCCAGGCGGCGCTGGCCGACCTGTTGGGCGGGCTCGTCGCACCCGCGGCGGGGCGCTTCGAGCTCAAGGGCGACGCCCCCGCCGATTGGTCCCCCCGCGCCGCCGTCCATGCGGGTGTCGCGCGCATCCCCGAGGACCGCCACCGCACCGGCACCGTCGCCGACATGGACCTGACCGAGAACGCGATGCTCGAGCTTTATGCCCGCCCTCCCATGAGCCGGGGCGGCTGGTTGAACCGGGGCGCGGCCGCGGCCTTCGCGCGCCGGATCATCGACGGCTACGACGTGCGCTGTCCGGGCCCGGACACGCGCATCCGCCTTCTGTCGGGCGGCAACATGCAAAAGCTGATCCTCGGACGCGTGCTCGAGACGTCGCCCGATCTGATCGTCGCGAACCAGCCGGTGCGCGGCCTCGATATCGGGGCGCTGACCTATGTCCACGAACAGCTTCTGGCCGCGCGCGACCGGGGCGCGGGCGTCCTTCTGATCTCCGAGGATCTCGACGAGATCGTCGCGCTCTCGGACGTGATCCACGTCATCAGCCGGGGCCGCCTGTCGCCCGCGTTCGACCGCGGGACGATGACGCCCGCCGAACTCGGCGGCTGGATGGCCGGGCAGGGGTTCGACCATGCGGCTTGA
- a CDS encoding ABC transporter permease — MRLEPIAAPTALRTVGLPALALALTALFATGLAALAGAAPLAVAGLIVEGAVGSKFALLETLNRATPLIFTGLAVAVAFRAKLWNIGAEAQLYLGAVATVVLGTGALGWPAATLLPVLALAAIVCGAIALLIPTFLKTRFGVDEVVTTLLLNFVVLLFVSLLLEGPLKDPMGLGWPKSAALVPEARLPRIAEGLRLHWGFALGLIAAGVVWVIQTRTIWGYEMRAVGLNVEAAQFAGIPVRATLVRTAVLSGGLAALAGFSEVAGAKGSLTLDLSPGFGYTGIIVAMLALLNPLGVVVAAIFVAGIFVGADSMSRAAGVPTYLADILLATALLSMVLAILLTRFRVRRG, encoded by the coding sequence ATGCGGCTTGAACCCATCGCCGCGCCCACCGCGCTCCGCACGGTCGGGCTGCCCGCGCTGGCCCTTGCCCTGACAGCTCTCTTTGCGACAGGGCTCGCGGCCTTGGCGGGGGCCGCGCCGCTGGCGGTGGCGGGCCTGATCGTCGAGGGCGCGGTCGGCTCGAAATTCGCGCTGCTCGAGACGCTGAACCGCGCGACGCCGCTGATCTTCACCGGGCTCGCCGTGGCGGTCGCGTTCCGCGCCAAGCTCTGGAACATCGGGGCCGAGGCGCAGCTCTATCTTGGGGCGGTGGCCACGGTCGTCCTCGGCACCGGCGCGCTGGGCTGGCCCGCCGCGACGCTGCTGCCGGTGCTGGCGCTAGCCGCGATCGTCTGCGGGGCCATCGCCCTGCTGATCCCGACCTTCCTCAAGACCCGCTTCGGCGTCGACGAGGTGGTCACCACGCTCCTGCTGAACTTCGTGGTCCTGCTCTTCGTGTCGTTGCTTCTCGAAGGGCCACTCAAGGATCCGATGGGCCTCGGCTGGCCGAAATCCGCGGCGCTGGTCCCCGAAGCGCGGCTGCCGCGGATCGCCGAAGGCCTGCGGCTTCATTGGGGCTTCGCGCTGGGCCTGATCGCGGCGGGCGTGGTCTGGGTGATCCAGACGCGCACCATCTGGGGCTACGAGATGCGGGCCGTCGGGTTGAACGTCGAGGCGGCGCAATTCGCGGGCATTCCGGTCCGCGCGACCCTGGTGCGGACGGCGGTCCTGTCGGGGGGGCTCGCCGCACTCGCAGGCTTCTCGGAGGTGGCGGGGGCGAAGGGGTCGCTGACCTTGGATTTGTCACCGGGCTTCGGCTACACCGGCATCATCGTCGCGATGCTGGCGCTTCTCAATCCGCTGGGCGTGGTCGTCGCCGCGATCTTCGTTGCGGGCATCTTCGTCGGCGCCGACAGCATGTCCCGCGCCGCGGGCGTGCCGACCTACCTTGCGGATATCCTGCTGGCGACGGCGCTCCTCTCGATGGTGCTGGCCATCCTGCTGACGCGGTTCCGGGTGCGGCGCGGATGA